The Oryza brachyantha chromosome 7, ObraRS2, whole genome shotgun sequence genomic interval CACTCAAGGTATCTGCAGTTTGGCACGTAGCTTGTTCTCACGAACGGGATTACGACAGCGAACATCtgtgcattatttatttagacACTTTTGAGTCATGCTGTAGTAGTTTGGTACTTTGGTTAGGTGTAATTCTCATTCTCAATTCACGTTCAGTATGAACAGAACTACCAATGCTGCCTGATGAAGGtatttaaaataactaattgaTATGCCACTTCTGTTGGACGAACTGTATGAAAATCAAACACATCTTTCcaatttttagtatttgtcTGCTGCAAAAGATAGTGCTTGAACACGTTTCTTCTATGTGGGTGGGTGTTAGTGTTGGTGTCGGCAGTAGTAAATgatccaaaacaaaacaatgaaaataaaGCTCAGGGCACCTAGAATGTGTAAGAAGTAAATTTATTCTCCATGATCTGCCAGCAGGTTTGTTGTAGATGTACTTGTGTCATTTGTGTGATGAACCATTCATTCTTGGACTATTCTGTAACTGTCTACTGAATAACCCTGTCGAGAGGGCATTTCTGGCAAAAAATTGCCAGCATGCTGTATGCAGCTGATTTCTATCTATCTTGTAGGTGTTATTTTGGTGATTCAGCGATCTAACCATTTTCAATtgacatatgattttttttgtaattccAAACAGAGTGTTGGCTCCAGTGCTCAAGTTGAAATATCTTATTTGACATGGAACCCCAAGTTTCAACATATTCTAGCGACCGCTTCTAGTAATGGGATGACAGGTAAAAGAACAGGTTGCTTATGATGCATTGTGTCTCTCTGTTATCATCACCTGGACTTCATTGGTTGATCTAAATATTTCGAATTTACCTCTCTGCAGTTGTTTGGGATTTAAGAAACCAGAAACCATTGACTAGGTAATTGCTTTATCCAACCAAATAAGTTTGCACCTTCTTGATCTATTCCCTGTGAAATACCGATGTCTTCACTTATTTGTTTCGCTAAATTCCTCTCTTGTTTAAATAGCTTTTCAGATTCAAACAGAAGGAAATGCTCTGTTCTCCAATGGAACCCTGACATGTCCACCCAGCTAATTGTTGCATCAGATGATGATAACTCCCCATCTTTGAGAGTAATTACCATTTCTCTCAAATCTGCATCTTtttatccacttgatttattCATATGCACCTTACAGCTAGAATAAATGAAGCACattcattttctaaaatcacTAATCATTCATTTTGATTTACACCAGGAATTTTttggagctttttttttatattgataaCCTTGCTGATGTACCCTATTCTAGGTTTGGGATGTGAGGAAAACCATTTCACCAGTAAGAGAATTTGTGGGACATTCAAAAGGTTTAATTTCCCTTGCCTTTCTCCTAATCTTATTCATCAATTCATAATGATGCCCACAGAGTGCATTTTAGTTATATATCCATCTTCACTTTTCTGTTGTGCAGGTGTAATTGCTATGTCGTGGTGCCCCTATGATAGTTCATATTTGCTTACTTGTTCTAAAGATAATAGAACAATATGCTGGGATACTGTTAGTGGAGAGGTATATTATGACAGTAACATTATCAAATGCTAAAACTACAGGATTATATTGTTGCACCAATACTTTTATTTAACACGTGTATCCTTTCCATTGCATTATTTATTACAGATTATGAGTGAGCTACCGGCAAGCTCAAATGGTAACTTTGACGTTCACTGGTATCGAAAAATACCAGGTGTTGTTGCAGCGTCCTCATTTGATGTGAAAATCGGCATATACAACTTAGAGGTAATATGGTTGTTTGCATAATTTGAGTTTTACACCCATCCATATGTCCTATGAAATACATTAGTAGTGTCGCAGGCTTGATTTTATGTCAATTAGCTTTCTTAGAGCTATATTAAAGTGGAATACTTTACTAAATTAATGCACTGCAAGAAGTTAATCAATCAAATGTTAATGTTAAGTTGTTAACCTAACCTAGTGCTCTCTAGTCTCTATTGGACAAGAATTAAACATAATGCTTGTTGTCCTGGATGAACGGTCCTCCTATAAGGCTATAACATCATAATATCTTTGTCAGTTACTTAGTTTCACTTCATCCTTCTTAACAGTAATCCCCATGTTATAGTTCTAAGCCATGCTTTTTGTTTGAAAGATCTCCTAGAACTAGAATGTTATAGCTTTGCAATATATGGTTTCAAGGTTAGTTTCTGGGATGTAAAAATGTTTAACATTCAATTGTTAATTGGATGTACTAGTTCTGTATGGTCCATTGTACTGTTATAAGAATGAATTAGTTCTGCATCCACTCTTCTTAACATGTTAAATTCCTGTGAGGCTTACCAGTTCTGTGATGTTTGGTGTAGAACACTAACTAGTTATCTGAAATTCTACATATTTCTTCTACAGTTCTCTGGCCTTTATGCAGCTGGTGATAGTGCAATTGGTGCCCCAGGTAATTAGCATACCATTTTCTAACTTTCTGCgcaatcaaatatttaagaatTCCTTTTGTCTTTTATGACTAGTAGTTTACAGCCGTTGCATCAAGCCGAAAGAAAATTTGATCCTTGATGGTGCACTGGTGCCTACCTTCGTTCTGTTAGAAAAGACATGTCTTATTTTCATATAAGTTACACATCAGATGTGATATTTTGATATCGCATGTGATTCATTAATTATGGATGGTTTGGTCCCCCACTCTGCTATGTTAATTCGTAGTGTTGTAAACTACTGTCACCTCTGAGAAacttttgacattttttacCATAAAGTCATCCAGGTGGCTTGAGAAAACACCtggatttgaattttaaaggttgattaaaaaaaagagaattagGTAGATTTTTCTTGGGTTGGATCTTATGAAAAGAGCGCTAGGAAATGAAGTGACAAGGGAAACCATGAAATCAAATTCTAAAATGAAACtctaaattcaaaatcatCTTTGATTAGAATTCGCAGCATTGCCAAACAGGTTAATATAACCAGTAGCCATATTTGGCATtcgtctattttttttccttcaacaTACCAAATACCAATTGAACCATCCTAGAGATGCTTTCTTGTCATTAATTTCCCTAGTGTGCATGATGCTTCTGGGATATGATTTTTCTAATGGTCCATAAAAATGATAATCAGCACGACCAAGAGCGCCAGCTCCAAAATGGTTGAAATGCCCCACCGGTGCATCTTTCGGCTTTGGGGGCAAGCTTGTTTCTTTCCATCAAGCAGCGCCCACCCAAGGTTCACAAGTGGCTACTTCAGAGGTAAGTTTACTCAGTCAGTTCCCTGTTGCATATTACTCGAAATTCTTCTGTGctaaggatttttttctttctttcatagGTGCATGTACATAATTTGGTGATTGAGCAGAGTCTGGTTAGCCGGTCAACTGAATTTGAAGCTGCTATACAGAATGGAGACAAAAGTTCACTGCGTGCTCTATGTGACAAAAAATCACAAGAGTCTTTGTATGTCCTTTCCACAGAGTAGAATACTATTCGAACCATTGCCTGCCTTTAGTAACTCTATgttatgcatgtttgaatagaTCTgatgaggagagagaaacatgGAGCTTCCTAAAGGTAATGTTTGAGGATGGGGATGTTGCCAGGACAAAGCTGCTTGCTCATCTTGGCTTCAACCCACCTCAAGAACCAACTTCAGATTCAACAGATGAACTGAACAGGACACTGGCAGATACTCTTAACCTTGATCATGGCACACCAACTGGTACTTCAGATGCTCAATTCATGGTTGATAACGGCGAAGATTTTTTCAACAATCCTCAACCTTCAGAGGCTAGCTTGGCTGAAGAACCGATTTCTACAAATGGTCAACAGAACGAGCCAGAAATGCCTGTAAATGTTGTGCCATCTGATCCAGCAGTTGACAGAAGTATTCAACATGCACTCGTAGTTGGTGACTACAAAGGAGCAGTTAACCTGTGCCTTGCTGCAAATCGTATGGCTGATGCTCTGGTTATCGCCCATGCTGGTGGTTCTGCTCTATGGGAAAGCACAAGAAATCAGTATCTTAAGAATACTATTTCTCCCTATCTGAAGGTATCATCTGTATTACCTCCTTATTGATTCTTTACTTTACTGTTTCTCGCTATGATGTTTGTACTGACGTTCCATAATTTATCCTTTTGTTGTTCAAACTCAGGTTGTTTCTGCTATGGTTGGCAATGATTTGATGAGTTTTGTGAGTACCTGGCCATTAAATGCATGGAAGGAGACACTTGCGCTACTGTGCACAGTAAGTGTTTTGTGATTgcaaatttaatgtttaagACAATTCTGATAGATATAGCCCCATGATGAGGGGATTCCATTTATTGCCCAGTGTTATGTACTCACTGAGCTAGTTCACATTGGCTAGACTGTCAGATCTTCATCTTGATAGCATCTGGTCTTAGTTATGATAACTGAAAACTAACGTGATATGACATTTTATCCTGTATGATTTGTGTTGTTGGGTTTATCATGTAATCAAACTGCGTCAAACCTGGTCAGTAGTAGTTTAATTAAGTAGTCAAATTGGTGAACTATACCTGACCTTGGGAATACATTATTAGTATTTAGCGGATCTCCAAACTAATGCCATTGAACCCCTATAGGAAAGAAAACAGCCCATCTAGCTGCCTTGTCCTAACTACAAACAACACCTTAGGTTAAACAGCTATAGTTATATCATGCATTTTGACAGATCGTTATTATTTAGAGAACTGGCTGTTTAATTGATGAACCATTGGCTGGCTGAATCTATGCTTGGTTTGGATttgaaatatatgatatattcaGTATGGGCTTGTATGGTATTATAAGCTAACATAAATTGTAATTGTGCAACAGTTTGCCAGGAAAGAGGAATGGAATGTTTTATGTGATACCCTTGCATCCAGACTCTTGGGTGTTGGAGATACACTAGCTGCGACTCTTTGCTATATTTGTGCTGGAAATATTGACAAAGCTGTGGAAATATGGTCTCGCAACTTGAAGTCTGAAGATGGTGGGAAGACTTATGTTGATCTTCTCCAGGTAAAAATGGGCGAGAAGTTCATTGTTCTATGGCATGCTGCAAAGCAGCCATATTTAATCAGCGTGTAATAATTGCAGGATTTGATGGAGAAGACCATTACTCTCGCCCTTGCTACAGGGCACAAGAGCTTTAGTGCATCACTGTCTAAGCTTGTTGAAAACTATGCTGAACTTTTGGCCAGTCAAGGCCTTCTTAAAACTGCAATGGAGTACCTAAAATTGCTGGGATCTGGTGAACATTCACATGAGCTGGCAATACTGAGAGACCGAATTGCATTTTCTACAGAAGGTCGGTTCAAATGTATACTGACTTAATATTTGTGTTTGAGCTGGCTTTTATTGATATAAGGTTTACCTATGCTATTTTACATTGGTTTACCACTTTATCTTTCCTGCTATGCTATGGTTGCACGTATTTTTGGGTGAACCAACTTATGTGACTTGCATTTGAAGTTATTCAGAGCTGAGCAATATGAGTTTCAAAGAACAGTCTCTTGCAAACAAGGccattttatttcttgtgtAAGCCAGCAAATAAACCAGGCTACAGATGGGCAGTGCTTCATAAAATATGCTTGCACAAAAATATGCATGCTACttcatttaactatttactaGCGTTTTTACTATAAAATCTTTTGTGGAGGACAAGCTTGCATATCAACGTTACAACGTTGCATTTTCACTTCACTCTCTTTCTGGGGATAACATGCTATATGAATAGGTTAATAGGCTAAAATTCTTGATTGAGTGTTGCTAAAGGAATAAACTTTTATCCTTTATCGGTGTGAGCACATTGTTGTCTTCTTTTAAAGGCCACTATAGACTAAAATAGTATTTTGTCATGATGATAATGTTCTGCTGATACCTTCTTGTTTCagcaagttaatttttttaaaaggtttTATGCCATTTTATTGATTAGAACAATGCTTTTCAGAGAATGATGCTGCCAGTAGTTCGGTTCATGCGAGCAGTGTTAATAATTCCTCCT includes:
- the LOC102717911 gene encoding protein transport protein SEC31 homolog B; amino-acid sequence: MACIKSAQRAALTALAPEAPYLAAGTMSGAVDLHFSGSANIEIFRLDFQSDSPDLPLLASAPSPDRFNRLSWSRPGAAEGDSFSLGLLAGGLSDGSVAVWNPLSMINSEGKAEDAMVARLEKHTGPVCGLEFSELTPNRLASGADEGELCIWDLKNPSEPVVFPPLKSVGSSAQVEISYLTWNPKFQHILATASSNGMTVVWDLRNQKPLTSFSDSNRRKCSVLQWNPDMSTQLIVASDDDNSPSLRVWDVRKTISPVREFVGHSKGVIAMSWCPYDSSYLLTCSKDNRTICWDTVSGEIMSELPASSNGNFDVHWYRKIPGVVAASSFDVKIGIYNLEFSGLYAAGDSAIGAPARPRAPAPKWLKCPTGASFGFGGKLVSFHQAAPTQGSQVATSEVHVHNLVIEQSLVSRSTEFEAAIQNGDKSSLRALCDKKSQESLSDEERETWSFLKVMFEDGDVARTKLLAHLGFNPPQEPTSDSTDELNRTLADTLNLDHGTPTGTSDAQFMVDNGEDFFNNPQPSEASLAEEPISTNGQQNEPEMPVNVVPSDPAVDRSIQHALVVGDYKGAVNLCLAANRMADALVIAHAGGSALWESTRNQYLKNTISPYLKVVSAMVGNDLMSFVSTWPLNAWKETLALLCTFARKEEWNVLCDTLASRLLGVGDTLAATLCYICAGNIDKAVEIWSRNLKSEDGGKTYVDLLQDLMEKTITLALATGHKSFSASLSKLVENYAELLASQGLLKTAMEYLKLLGSGEHSHELAILRDRIAFSTEENDAASSSVHASSVNNSSYPTAQSSYTTPDPSQNLYQGAQQYNAPSNAYSDYQQPPVTAYGTYNSTYQSQQSAQMFVPSNTTPVVSQPNSTPAPAPQQTVKAFTPANLPGLKNPEQYQQPNTLGSQLYAGNNPSYTSGQSTPYQSVPPTTYHQPRSPAQFQTVPPVPPAVPGASVPGTIPGQMFPGPVASNQASRFMPSSNPGFVQRPGLSPVQPSSPTQAQGQPQPVVAPPAPPPTVQTADTSKVSAELRPVIGTLTRLFDETSKAMGGSQVKKREIEDNSRKIGALFAKLNSGDISPNVSSKLIQLCSALDSSDFATAMHLQVLLTTSDWDECNFWLAALKRMIKTRQNFRM